Genomic DNA from Nomascus leucogenys isolate Asia chromosome 10, Asia_NLE_v1, whole genome shotgun sequence:
AGTGCCAAGATTAGGATGGCCAGCAGGCACTGCTTTACAGAGATGTGGTCTGGGGGCCCCACTGGGTGGTTGATGGACAAATTGCTGGCTGCCATGGGAATGCCCTTATGAGTAACAGAGGACACAaaaaagggtatgaacagacccCTTTTGGTAGTAGGTTCCATGGACAGGGCCTTTGTGGCATTGGGTTCTGTGGACAGGGCCTCCATGGCTGCCAGTGGAGTGGTCTGTGCCTCCGTGGCTGTGGGTTGAGAGGTCTGTGCCTCTGTGATTGCCAGAGGAGTGGTCTGTGCCTCCATGGCTGCTGGTGCAGTGGTCTGTGCCTCTGTGGCTGTGTGTTGTGTGGTCTGTGCCTCCATGGCTGCTGGTTGAGTGGTCTGTGCCTCCGTGGCTGCTGATGCAGTGGGCTGTGCCTCCGTGGCTGTGGGTTGAGTGGTCTGTGCCTCCGTGGCTGCTGGTGGAGTGGTCTGTGCCTCTGTGGCGGCCAGTGGAGTGGTCTGTGCCTCCGTGGCCACCAGTCGAGTTGTCTGTGCCTCTGTGGCTGCCAGTGGAGTGGTCTGTGCCTCCGTGGCCACCAGTCGAGTTGTCTGTGCCTCTGTGGCTGCCAGTGGAGTGGTCTGTGCCTCCATGGCCACTGGTTGAGTGGTCTGTGCCTCTGTGGCTGCTGGTTGAGTGGTCTGTACCTCCATAGCTGCCGAATCCGTGGACAggttccccatgttggccagctcCGTGGTCAGCTCTGTGACTGCCCCTCCTGCATCCAGGCCAGTAGAACGCCTTGCAGCAGGCTCCACAGTGGTAGACTCAGGGGTTGCAGGCCCAGTCAGAGGAGCGGTGTCAATGCTATTGCTCAGTGTTTCTGGAGGCTCCGTTTCTGGCAGGGAATCATAATCCAGGTACTCATAGTCGGTGGCCTGTCTCCGGTCCCGGGCAAGCAGGGGACCCAAGGCTTTCTCGGCTTCATCTGCCCAGGTGTCCCACAGCTGCAAGCTGCTGCCAGGGCCCAGTAGGATCAGCAGCAGGAGGAGTTGCAGAGGCATGGCACCTGGGGGGAGACAACAGGCGGAGGGATGTCAAGACAGCTTCACCCTCGGGCTTAGCAAGCACCCTAGACCACCACCCTCTACTGCCACAGCTGGAAGCATATCTGGTCTGGAGCAGGGACTGGGGACTTAAGCATCCCTGACATGCCTGGGATGGAGAAGACCCTCAGCCAGtagcagttattattattactaatcaACATGAATAAAGCCATCCAGGAGGGCCCTTTAACTTCTTCTAGATGGTGCATAGAAATTGATTTGCCTCCCTCTCCATTTTGATTAAGCCACTTTATTTGTGGACAGGACAATCCATTGGGGTGTAGAAAGAATTAGTGCCTCTGCTTCTAGTTCTATTAACTTTTcatgtcactcttttttttttttttttttttttttttagatggagtcttgctctgtcacccaggctggagtacagtggcgctatctcagctcactgcaacctccacctcctgggttcaagtgaatctcctgcctcagcctcctgagaagctgggattacaggcatgcaccaccatgcccagctaatttgtgtatttttagtagagacggggtttcaccatattggccaggctggtctcaaactactggcctcgagttatccgcccaccttggccttccacggttctgggattacaggcatgagccactgcacctggcctcatgtcACTCCTTCTTAATTTCaagtattatattatttataatctaTCATAAGAATAAAGTAGTACCTGCACAGAATTCATAAATAGATTAATTGACCAGTTATGAAGTCCATAAGCAGAAGAGTTTGGAAACCACAGACCTCCCAGATACAGCTGCTTATTGGACCTTTGAGGCCTCTTGGAGTCTGATTCTGCCTGCTGCCCGCTCTCCCTGCCCACTGCCATGCCACCTCTATATGtctgtcttcctccttctcctatCTTGCTTCCACCCTCCGTAGCCCTTGCCAGCCCTCAGAGTCTCAGTTTATCTCATTCCTTCTCAATGACTTGGCTTGGTCCCATTTGCTTTGGTGGTGTTCTCGCCTGCACAATGCACAACAGGGATGACGGTGCCTACTTCACAGcctgttgtgaggataaaatgaaggGATGCATGCAAGACCCTTAGCACTTCGTTTGCATGACAACCTCTCAGCAAAGGTTGATTCAGTTCTTTCAGTCAACCTGCACTGTAAGTCTTCAAGGGCCCAGGGCTACTTAATTACACTCTCCATGGCCAGGAGAAAACTCAAATCTCTTCAGAACACCCCTGCTCTCAGGAAGCTTATAGTCACTGAGTGTGCCTGTGGGTAGGACCACTGTCTATTCAGATACTCTACATTGTCCTCCCTACTAAGTAGCCAGAAAAGACAGCGCCTCTTGTTTGGTCATCTCATTGATCTTTCTTCTTGGCATTGTGAACACCTGcgctttcttgttttctttctctcccctcaaTGCTCTCCTTGGCACCGGCTGGTGTTTACAGAATTGAAAATTCTGTGCTGAGAATCCTATGGTGAGTGACAGCCATGTTCTGGGGCAGGATTCAGATATTCCTGCATTCCCTGGACATAACACCCTTCAGCAGCACACAACCCTTAGAATAGTGTCTGATGCAGAGTGGGCATTCAAGAATAGCACCTGGACAATTTCCAGTCTCTTCCTTTGTACTTCATTCACATGATTTGGAGGAAAGAACAGTTGCTCATCATTCCTCGGGTGACTATAACTCACTCACGGGACCctcaccttccaggttcaatcTGATCTCATATGTTAGTTAGAATTatgttggtttcttttctttttttttttttttttttttttttttttttccgagacagagtctcgctctgttgcccaggatggagtgcagtgtcatgacctcggctcactgcaacctccgcctcccgggttcaagcaattctccttcctcagcctcccaagtagctgggactacaggcacacacaactatgcccagctaatttttgtatttttagtagagacagggttttgccatgttggtcaggctggtctcaaactcctgacctcaagcgatctgcccacctcagcctcccaaagtgctgggattacagggcgtgggccaccgcgccaggcctatgTTGGTTTCAAATATGCAAATCTGATCACATCTTAAACTAATTTATTTCCATCTATTTATTGACTTACTTattttagagacagcgtctcgctttttcgcccagtctggagtgcagtagtgcaattatagctccctgcagcctcgacctcctaggctcaagtgatcctctcacctcagcctcctgagtagtagggactacatgcacatgccaccacatccggctaatttttaattttttttttgtagagacggggtcttgctatgttgtccagactggtctcaaactcctggcctcaagcaatcctcctgcctcggcctctcaaagcactgagattacaggcatgagccaccacacctaacccacatcttaaaataatttcttaggccaggcacagtggctcacgcctgtaatcccaactctttgagaagccaaggcaggtggctcacctgatgtcaggagttcaagactagtctggccaacatggtgaaaccctgtctctatttaaaaatcaaaaattagctgggcatggtggtgctccctgtaattccagctatttgggaggcagaggcaggagaattgcttgaacctgggaggcagaggttgcagtgagccaagatcacaccactgcactccagtctgggagacaagagcaaaactctgtctaaaaaataaaaaaataatacctTCTTAAACCAAACTTTACGATATTTGCACCAGAGACATCTGGCCCTcacaattatccccattttaccaaGGACGACACTGAGGTTaagagaagtgaagtgacttgcccaaagacaCACAGCTGGTGAGAGGTCAAGATCAGATTGAAACGCAGTGAGGTTCAGGAAGGCATGAAGCCATCAGGAGAGACCTGACCTAGTTGAGGAGACAAAAGGCTGGGCTTGTGGACttgggtgggagagggagggcagAGTAAGAAAAAGGAGGAGCTTGAAAGCTATGTCCCCCAGAAAGGCCTGCCACGTATTTACCAGGTGCCATGCAAGGCATAGGGTTGAAAGCATAGATGTGGGGTCAGACAAAAAGGATGTTCAAGTCCTAGCTCTGTCCCTTACAAGCTGTATGACCTTGACACAGATGCTTGcctccctgagcttcagtttccccatctgtaaaatggaggtaagaAACCGTGCCCATCTCATAGGGCTGTTGAGAGGGTGCAACAAGGGGATAGATTCAAAAGTTCCAGGctggtgggcatggtggctcatgcctgtaatcccaggactttgggaagccaaggcgggcagatcacttgagcccatgagttcaagaccagcccgggcaacatagtgagatccccatctcgacacaaatagaaaaattaggccagtcaccgtggctcactcctgtaatcccaggactttgggaggccaaggcaggtggattgcttcagctcaggagttccagaccagcctgggcaacatggtgaaaccccatctctcgtCTCTacgaaatacaaaaaaattagccaggagtggtggtgtgcccctgtagtcccagctactcgggaggctgagatgggagaattgcttgagcttggagagatcgaggctgcagtgagctgtgattgtgccactgcaccccagcctatgtgacaaagcaagaccctgtctcaaaaataaataaaaaatttttaaacagaaaaattagccaggcatgatgacgcacgcctatagtctcagctactggggaggctaatgcgggaggatcgcttaagcctgggaggttgagactgcagtgagccgagattgtaccaccgcactccagcctgggcgacagagcgagaccctgtctcaaaacaaaagttcCAGGCTTAcggtaggtgcttaataaatgtaacacacacacacacacacacacacacacacacacacacacacacacacacttttgccTCCCAATTTGCCTTCAGGGCAGCAGAGTTTCTTTGGGGTAGAGTTCTTATCTGGGGGAGTAATCTACGGCCCAACCTTCGCCCCACTTTCCTGGAGGCAGGGACTTCAGGAAGAAGCCACTAGCCTAGAGACATATTTCATACTTATGAGCACACTCACAGCCACCAACCCCCACTTGGGCAGTTCTCTGTTCCTGGAAGGCAAAGCCCTCAGCCACTTCCTGGAAGCAGAGAAGGTGGGGGCAAAGTTGCAAGGACTGGTCCCCCTGGTTCCCGGGTTGGGGGAGGCATCTTGGTGAGTCAGGGCCAGACTTGCAGCAGCCTGGAGGCTGGGAGAATAACACAGAAACACGGAGGGTGCTGGGGCCCAGTTCTTCAGGTAGGCTGTCACTGTCACCCACCCCTCCCCTACAGCCACAGCCTCCTGCACCCAGAGACAGCTGGGGTGGAGGAGAGGCTGGGGCCTGAATCCCACATTTGCCCCCACTTAGCGGCTGTGTAAACTCGGGCAGGTCACTTcaccctctctaagcctcagtttcctcattgtaaaACCGGcaatattgctaaaaaaaaaaaaaatcatcatgaaAATTGAATGAGTGTATGGAAGGTCCCAAACGCTGGCTTCCAGCGGGGGGTACTTTATCTGGGGGGACTCTCTTCGGGGCTGCAGGCAGAGGAGCAGAGGAAATGGAGGTCTCAGACTCAGAGGGTATGGAGATGGCGGCCTCTCTACCTCCCCCATGGGTATTTGGGCTTTGAGAAAGCAGAGACCTCCGTACCTGTTGTGATAAAACCTGGTGCATTGGGAAAGCCCAGATCTCCTTTCCTGGGCCCGTCTAAAGCAACTACCTTATCCTACATGTTCCTGCTGTCAGTGCTGAAAGTCCCTCAACCCCAGAAACCCCTCACTCCCAGGcaaactgggggtggggggtgttggTCACCCCAGCCTGGTCCCTGCCATCCCATGGGCTTTAAGACACAGCAGCCTGGAGCCAGGCCACAGCTGAGCAGACATCAGCCCATCtaacagaaagaaaatctgaggctcagccaggcacggtgcctcaagcttgtactcctagcacttcgggaggccaaggcaggagggtgacttgaagccaggggttcaagaccagcctgggcaacatagtgagactcccatctctacaaaaaaattaaaaattagccaggtgtgctggtgcatgcctgtagtcccagctactcgggaggctgaggccagaggatggcttgagcccaggtcaaggctgcagtgagctatgagcacaccactgcactccagcctgggtgacagagtaagactctgtctctaagaaaaaaacatatttttttaatgaaagaaaagaaaatccgaGGCTCTGAGAGATCTTCTCTCAGCTGAGGCCGCACAGGTAGAACGGGGAGGAGCTGAGTTTTCTCACTGTGTATGGCAGGTAGCATAATACCTCCTTAATATTTGCGACAGTAAATGTATTATACAACAGTAAAAATGACATATGTGGGAGCCCCTCCCATGGAGGGATGATTTCATCCTCTCACTATCTGGTGACCTCATTCCTCCTCACCCCTGTGTTCACTGGCTCTAACGGTGCCATCACACCAATTAGCAAGCAAGGCCCAGAGCGGCGGGATCACTCCCAGGCCCCATCTTccacctctcctctccccagaagGCAAAAAAACAGTCCCACAGgagtggggccagggcagggctccGACAGAGGGGTCTCCAGTAACCACATCCTATTTGTCTCAACACTTGCCTAATGGAGTAGGTCAGAGACTGCTCGTTTTGCCTCTTTTGCCCTAAAACCAGGCTGCTTCTGGCCCAGGCCCTATCTAGACCCCACGTGGCCCCCATCTAGGCTGTGTGGAGGAGCAGGCTGCAGGGGGCCCAGACTCCAGCTCCAGAGACCCCGCCTCGTGGCTGCCCTGAGCTGCTCAGGAAAGATCCTCATGGGGCTCCACACTACTAGGAACTTTGCACTGAGAATCCTGAAACTGGGGGTCAGAGCGGGCAGGATCTTGGAATGCTAACATTCAAAAGACTGAGCATCTCAGGGTTTGGGTCAAGTAGTCACCAAGAGGAGGAAAGACCCCAGATAACTGAGGCACAGGCAGCAGATCTAAGTCTGGGTAGACAGGACAGAccccgccctgccctgccctgccatgCCCTGGGAGTCACATCAAACCAGGTCAATCCTCGGCTCTGTCCCTtagaagctgtgtgaccttgggcaactcacctcacctctctgagctgtgGGTTCCTTAGCTGGAATACAAGGACAATGGTAGCACCCGCTTTTTATGGGGTTGTTGTGGGTTGAAGAGGGCCAGGGAAATGCTGAGTCCTCCCAGAAGCCTTTCCGGATTGCCCCAGGCATGATTAGTCACCTCCCATGTTTAAATCATTTCTGCTGTTCATttactttctaaaaatgtattcacATTGACTCCTAAACTTCCAGAAGAGAGGAACCACAGCTGTCTTGCTGATCAGGCCACAGGCCCAGGATTTAGCCGATGGGCAGGCACACACCTCTCGCAACACTTGCCCAGCCACTGTGGCTGTCTGCTCTGCTACCCCCACGAGACCACAAGTTTTTGGAGGGCAggagctctcctgggtctcctggCATCCCCAGGGGCCTCATTAAATGCCTCTGCAGAAGAGGACATgtgactgaggcaggggaacatGCACAGAACTGCACAGCATGTGCTGTCTTCAGACTTTTCACACCACATTTGCCAGCTGACGCTTTCCAACCTCTTTCCATCATCTACCTCAACTCACATCAGGTAGCCTCTGTAGACATTTTTTCCCACTTATCATTGCCCTCATGaaagggttatttatttatttacttttagagatagggtcttgctctgttccccaggctggagtacagtggtgcaatcatagctcactgcagccttgaactcctgggctcaagcaatccccccaagtagctaggactacaggtgtgtgccacccgaCCCggctacttttaaattttttgtagagatgggttttcaccatgttgcccaggttggtctcaaactcctgggctcaagcaatccacctgcttcagcctcccaaggtgctggaatttacaggcatgagccacggtgacCAGCCCTCCTCACGAAATGTTAATAGCACAGATATGCTGTATATCTGTTTAATGTTTGGTGGCTTGCAAACCACAGTGTTAGTTGAGATTTTTTTGTTacacccccttccccaccctccaccccgcCAAGAACCATGTTACACCTGCTGGAACCCAAACTTGCTGGCCTGATCCAGAGGCAGTAAGGTACTTGGCACAAATGAATTCAATGAGACCTACGTCTGGTTAGTTGAACAACTGTCTTTAAACAGTTTTCTAAACACCCCCGTGTAGACAGACAGATTAACAAACACAggccctcaacacacacacaccagccatCTTATCTCCTTCTAGACCACTGGCCCCCACTGCCATCTTCCTGTTCAAGTTCAGCAAAGGAGATCGAGACACAGGCCTAGGGTCACCACGAACTCCACGGGCATCCTGCAGCCAGAAGCCACGCTGCCAGAGGCAGCTGCTTCTCCCCttcaagtctcagttttctcatctgtaaaaggggcaCTGTCCGCCCTCCAAAGTTCTCGGATGATTGATTCCCCAGCTCCTCTGATTGCCCCACTCTGGGCCCAGCCTGGCAGCCCAGCCCTTCCGCTCTCTGAGGTTTAACTCCCCTGGCTGCTGGCCAAGCCTGTTGAGGGAGGCATCAACCACCCAGGGCACGGCCTCCCCAGGTAACGCCAGAGGAAGAGACTCTGGGGCTGTCTGAGGGCCTGGGAGACACCTTCTGAGGCCCCAGCCCACTGGGGGGCCTGGCTCTGGGGGCCTCAAAGTCAGagatggaaaaaaaggaaaacagaagaaagaggaaagaggaagagaattcTAGGCAACAGAAGCCCAGATATCGACAatatggggtgtgtgtgagtaagtgtgtgtgtgtgtgtgtgtgtgagaatgtgtgtaCAGCAGGGCACAACAGGCCCCCGCCATTTCCTTTTAGTGTCCTGAAAGTATCTCAAATACAAACTAATAAgagtattctaatttttttttttttttttttgagacggggtctcactctgccacccaggttggagtgcagtggcacaatctcggctcactgagacctccccctcccaggttcaaatgatcctcccacctcagcctcccaagtagctgagaccacaggcatgcaccactacgcctagctaagtttttgtattttcggtagagacgaggtttcaccatgttgcccaggttggtctcgaactcctgagctctggccatccacctgccttgacctcccaaagggctgggattacaggtatgagccactgcacccagccaaatattctaattattattattattattgttttcccTCTTGCTAACAATAGTATCctaattctaatattttaatagtttgCCACAGACAAGTGTCATTTTCTCAGTCTTATAAAAATGGGAAGAATGCATCTTTCTCTGAAAACAACTTTTTTATGCGTCCATAACATATGCGGCTTCAGGACAAATCCTGCTCTCCCTCTACTTTCTGGAGTCTTCCAGACCTAATCTCAGCTCTGCCCCTAAACAAATCCCTTCACCTCTCCCGACCTCAATTTCCCATCCAGGAAAGGAGAGGGCAAGATCATTTCTAGGGAAACACTCATGGTTTCTCTGATTTTCAAAATCAGAATGCCCCCAAGCCAGAAGCTGCAGGCAAACTGGCCAGGGAGGGAAGTAAGTTaatgggaggctggggctggtgggtcacacctgtaatttcagcactttgggaggccaaggcaagaggcttgaggccaggagtttgagaccagcctgggcatcaaagtgagaccccatctctaggaaAGGTAAAAATATTAGCTGCATGCGGCgatgtgtgcctgcagtcccagctactcaggaggctgaggtgggaggatcacttgtgcccaggagtttaaggctgcagtgagccatgattgtgccactgcactccagcctgggtgacagagtaagaccttatctcaaaaaaaaagaaggaaaaaaaaagttggcaggAGCAGGATTCAGAAGAGTCACAGAATAAGGCCACAGACTCCAGAAAGACTTTAGTCTTGAGTCGGAGGGGCCTCAGTTTGCCCTCCCCAGGGGCTGCAGCTCAAGAAGGGCCTGGCGGTCCTGCCCAGGCCTGCCAACAGCTATAAGGCAGGCCCCTGGGCCATGGGGACCTCCAGCCACTCCTTGTGGTTTTGCAAGCCAGCACTTACCACCGTGCTCAGCAGAGCATGGGACAGCTGCCTCGTGGGCCCAGAAGAAGTGGCTTCTCTGCTTTAGTGACAAGGTCCCAGCCAACGCTGCCAGGCACTGCTGTGGCACCCCCTGTGGCAGTCCCGGATCCGAGCAACCCCCAATAGCTGTGTGTGGAAGGAGGAAGCGAGAATGTGGTTACTTAGGCAGGGCCATGTGACAGCCCACACCCCTTCGTTTGTGACAGCTTTGGTGACAACATTGATAAAGATGGGGTGGGTAGTGGGGCACCTCCTAGGTCTGACATTTTTCTTGGGTTCCCATAACTGTGAAAACACTAAGAACCAAGTAGAAGCTTTCTGGGGAGAAGTTCTTCGGTTCTGGGTGGGGCCCAAACTGAGAAAGGCCACAGCATTACTTCAGCAGCAATGGACAGTCAGGGCCAGAGGGAGCCCCCTGAAGCGCAGGAGTGACCAGATAAAAAGGAGAATGGTCTCACTTCTTGCCCAAGattggcagggggtggggagggatgggAGGTGGTCGAGgagtaaaaaacacaaaatatgaagCTTCAAAGGGTTTGTAAATATGGTGTATTTCTTCTTGCAGGACTCAAAACACTGTCTCTAGATGCACCGCACAGGCCCTTTCAGCTGCAACCAAGCGTCTCTCTAGGGAGCTGGACTACAGCTTCCACAAGGGCAAGCCCTGCTTATCTTATTTCTTCATCCTAAATTTGTTCATTTGACCAACTCTGGCAATCCGGACTGCATGCCCTGAGGTCCAAAGGCCAGCAATTCTGGGCTGTGGCCCTCTGGTAGCCCTCCATCCACTGCGGAGGCTGGCGAGTAAACAAGTCGATGGAACATCATGCCACAATGACACAGCGCAGTGAGTGCCATTCTGCGGTGAGCAAGGGAGGGGCCTCTCCTTCCACCCTGGGTTGGGGAGGGAGGTTAACAGGAGGAGCTTCCAAGAAGTGGCACTTGAGATGACAAGCCAGGTGGGCATCCCAGGCAGAGAGCACAGCAGAGGCAAAGGCTGGGAGGCCCGAGAATACCCAGACACTTCTGGAAGGGAGGGGGTCTCCTAGGGTCTGCCCTGCGGCTTTGCACCAGGCAAGGGCTCAGGACATGCACAGGAAGATATTCATATCTTGCCTTgcacaaggtttttttttgttttttttttttttttttttgcttgtttgttttctttttttttgagatggagtttcactctttttttgcccaggctggagtgcaatggcacaatctcggctcaccacaacctccgcctcccaggttcaagtgattcttctgcctcagcctcctgagtagctgggattacaggcatatgcccccaccctggctaattttgtatttttagtagagatggggtttctccacgttggtcaggctgatcttgaactctcgacctcaggtgatccacccgccaaggcctcccaaagtgctgggattacaggcatgagccaccgcgcccagccgcacacaggttgttttaaaatgaaaaccagaGACGCAGCAGGTGTTCGCCATGACACAGTCTCAGCCACCTTAGGAAGCTG
This window encodes:
- the SELPLG gene encoding P-selectin glycoprotein ligand 1 isoform X2 — encoded protein: MPLQLLLLLILLGPGSSLQLWDTWADEAEKALGPLLARDRRQATDYEYLDYDSLPETEPPETLSNSIDTAPLTGPATPESTTVEPAARRSTGLDAGGAVTELTTELANMGNLSTDSAAMEVQTTQPAATEAQTTQPVAMEAQTTPLAATEAQTTRLVATEAQTTPLAATEAQTTRLVATEAQTTPLAATEAQTTPPAATEAQTTQPTATEAQPTASAATEAQTTQPAAMEAQTTQHTATEAQTTAPAAMEAQTTPLAAMEALSTEPNATKALSMEPTTKRGLFIPFFVSSVTHKGIPMAASNLSINHPVGPPDHISVKQCLLAILILALVATIFFVCTVVLAVRLSRKGHMYPVRNYSPTEMVCISSLLPDGGEGPSATANGGLPKAKSQGLTPEPREDREGDDLTLHSFLP
- the SELPLG gene encoding P-selectin glycoprotein ligand 1 isoform X1; translation: MPLQLLLLLILLGPGSSLQLWDTWADEAEKALGPLLARDRRQATDYEYLDYDSLPETEPPETLSNSIDTAPLTGPATPESTTVEPAARRSTGLDAGGAVTELTTELANMGNLSTDSAAMEVQTTQPAATEAQTTQPVAMEAQTTPLAATEAQTTRLVATEAQTTPLAATEAQTTRLVATEAQTTPLAATEAQTTPPAATEAQTTQPTATEAQPTASAATEAQTTQPAAMEAQTTQHTATEAQTTAPAAMEAQTTPLAITEAQTSQPTATEAQTTPLAAMEALSTEPNATKALSMEPTTKRGLFIPFFVSSVTHKGIPMAASNLSINHPVGPPDHISVKQCLLAILILALVATIFFVCTVVLAVRLSRKGHMYPVRNYSPTEMVCISSLLPDGGEGPSATANGGLPKAKSQGLTPEPREDREGDDLTLHSFLP